A part of Neodiprion pinetum isolate iyNeoPine1 chromosome 4, iyNeoPine1.2, whole genome shotgun sequence genomic DNA contains:
- the LOC124217924 gene encoding golgin-45 isoform X3 — protein sequence MTCPTRTQGDGMENIADEKVDKKQTKVRLGDTLIYHPTNLKQSNSTPPVTPVGMIVNLTPKSVAQVKKEKHILSSLKSKEPKFVPYEPYKAAVNPIIPYQKKTRKASKNNLDINVMVSQMAMLTANEAEKRNQTYGKAKEDAAESAGIDALSAERKAYETEIQKLKEENSQLESQLKFQAQVNGELKNLLVAAVGEDLETKVHLLTEDKLQLARALLNSAQNLNTHQEQTEWLAGQCEVWRSKFLASSLMVEELARWKAALCQRTTDLQETIKRLLEERSKVRDTALRTYRTLSLLRENFDSVGTMSNQRHELPSTNVLDLSEGSCQLAEILKVQLLGGSDKIHRRREINIVGLEMKTVAEKHAEQLLMNPNLLLSGRQDAACSAVMGAAVAVGGQLFLPSQTSCPTIACCPHCSGETKQI from the exons ATGACTTGTCCTACGCGTACGCAAGGGGATGGAATGGAAAATATAGCAGATGAGAAAGTAGATAAAAAACAGACAAAAGTCCGTTTAGGAGACACATTAATTTACCACCCgacaaatttgaaacaatcaAACTCTACACCTCCGGTAACGCCCGTTGGCATGATAGTAAACCTTACGCCAAAGAGTGTTGCACAAGTAAAGAAAGAGAAGCATATATTGAGTTCTTTGAAGTCAAAGGAGCCCAAATTCGTTCCATATGAACCTTACAAGGCTGCTGTTAACCCAATTATTCCCTATCAGAAAAAAACCAGAAAGGCATCAAAGAATAATTTGGACATTAATGTCATGGTCTCTCAAATGGCCATGCTAACTGCGAACGAGGCTGAGAAGAGAAATCAGACTTATGGTAAAGCGAAAGAAGATGCTGCAGAAAGTGCTGGTATAGATGCGCTAAGTGCAGAAAGAAAAGCCTACGAAACTGAGATTCAGAAGCTCAAGGAAGAAAATTCTCAGCTGGAGAGTCAGTTGAAATTTCAGGCACAG GTGAATGGAGAGTTAAAAAATCTTTTGGTAGCAGCTGTAGGAGAAGATTTGGAAACGAAAGTTCACCTTTTGACAGAGGATAAGCTTCAATTGGCGCGTGCTCTGCTTAACTCTGCTCAAAATCTGAATACCCATCAAGAACAAACTGAGTGGCTGGCTGGTCAATGCGAGGTTTGGAGAAGCAAATTTTTAGCTAGCAG TTTGATGGTGGAAGAACTCGCTCGATGGAAGGCTGCACTTTGCCAAAGGACTACCGATCTGCAGGAGACAATAAAACGACTATTAGAAGAACGTAGCAAAGTAAGAGACACCGCTCTCAGAACATACAG AACACTGAGCTTACTTCGTGAAAACTTTGACTCTGTTGGAACAATGTCAAATCAAAGGCATGAGCTGCCTAGTACAAATGTTCTGGATTTGAGCGAAGGTTCATGTCAGCTTGCTGAAATTCTTAAGGTCCAGTTACTTGGTGGCTCAGACAAAATTCATCGTCGTAGAGAAATAAATATCGTCGGTTTAGAGATGAAAACTGTGGCGGAAAAACACGCCGAGCAG TTACTGATGAACCCAAATTTATTATTGTCTGGAAGACAAGATGCAGCATGCAGTGCCGTTATGGGTGCAGCTGTGGCGGTCGGAGGTCAACTTTTTCTACCTTCGCAAACCAGTTGCCCAACCATAGCTTGTTGTCCGCACTGCAGTGGTGAGACAAAGCAAATctga
- the LOC124217924 gene encoding golgin-45 isoform X2 codes for MLNTQKFFHETELSGHETQTMTCPTRTQGDGMENIADEKVDKKQTKVRLGDTLIYHPTNLKQSNSTPPVTPVGMIVNLTPKSVAQVKKEKHILSSLKSKEPKFVPYEPYKAAVNPIIPYQKKTRKASKNNLDINVMVSQMAMLTANEAEKRNQTYGKAKEDAAESAGIDALSAERKAYETEIQKLKEENSQLESQLKFQAQVNGELKNLLVAAVGEDLETKVHLLTEDKLQLARALLNSAQNLNTHQEQTEWLAGQCEVWRSKFLASSLMVEELARWKAALCQRTTDLQETIKRLLEERSKVRDTALRTYRTLSLLRENFDSVGTMSNQRHELPSTNVLDLSEGSCQLAEILKVQLLGGSDKIHRRREINIVGLEMKTVAEKHAEQLLMNPNLLLSGRQDAACSAVMGAAVAVGGQLFLPSQTSCPTIACCPHCSGETKQI; via the exons ATGTTGAATactcagaaattttttcatgaaactgAACTTAGCGGTCACG aAACACAAACGATGACTTGTCCTACGCGTACGCAAGGGGATGGAATGGAAAATATAGCAGATGAGAAAGTAGATAAAAAACAGACAAAAGTCCGTTTAGGAGACACATTAATTTACCACCCgacaaatttgaaacaatcaAACTCTACACCTCCGGTAACGCCCGTTGGCATGATAGTAAACCTTACGCCAAAGAGTGTTGCACAAGTAAAGAAAGAGAAGCATATATTGAGTTCTTTGAAGTCAAAGGAGCCCAAATTCGTTCCATATGAACCTTACAAGGCTGCTGTTAACCCAATTATTCCCTATCAGAAAAAAACCAGAAAGGCATCAAAGAATAATTTGGACATTAATGTCATGGTCTCTCAAATGGCCATGCTAACTGCGAACGAGGCTGAGAAGAGAAATCAGACTTATGGTAAAGCGAAAGAAGATGCTGCAGAAAGTGCTGGTATAGATGCGCTAAGTGCAGAAAGAAAAGCCTACGAAACTGAGATTCAGAAGCTCAAGGAAGAAAATTCTCAGCTGGAGAGTCAGTTGAAATTTCAGGCACAG GTGAATGGAGAGTTAAAAAATCTTTTGGTAGCAGCTGTAGGAGAAGATTTGGAAACGAAAGTTCACCTTTTGACAGAGGATAAGCTTCAATTGGCGCGTGCTCTGCTTAACTCTGCTCAAAATCTGAATACCCATCAAGAACAAACTGAGTGGCTGGCTGGTCAATGCGAGGTTTGGAGAAGCAAATTTTTAGCTAGCAG TTTGATGGTGGAAGAACTCGCTCGATGGAAGGCTGCACTTTGCCAAAGGACTACCGATCTGCAGGAGACAATAAAACGACTATTAGAAGAACGTAGCAAAGTAAGAGACACCGCTCTCAGAACATACAG AACACTGAGCTTACTTCGTGAAAACTTTGACTCTGTTGGAACAATGTCAAATCAAAGGCATGAGCTGCCTAGTACAAATGTTCTGGATTTGAGCGAAGGTTCATGTCAGCTTGCTGAAATTCTTAAGGTCCAGTTACTTGGTGGCTCAGACAAAATTCATCGTCGTAGAGAAATAAATATCGTCGGTTTAGAGATGAAAACTGTGGCGGAAAAACACGCCGAGCAG TTACTGATGAACCCAAATTTATTATTGTCTGGAAGACAAGATGCAGCATGCAGTGCCGTTATGGGTGCAGCTGTGGCGGTCGGAGGTCAACTTTTTCTACCTTCGCAAACCAGTTGCCCAACCATAGCTTGTTGTCCGCACTGCAGTGGTGAGACAAAGCAAATctga
- the LOC124217924 gene encoding golgin-45 isoform X1, translated as MDSERPQIQPSENVATFSTSRKNSIKATSFQETQTMTCPTRTQGDGMENIADEKVDKKQTKVRLGDTLIYHPTNLKQSNSTPPVTPVGMIVNLTPKSVAQVKKEKHILSSLKSKEPKFVPYEPYKAAVNPIIPYQKKTRKASKNNLDINVMVSQMAMLTANEAEKRNQTYGKAKEDAAESAGIDALSAERKAYETEIQKLKEENSQLESQLKFQAQVNGELKNLLVAAVGEDLETKVHLLTEDKLQLARALLNSAQNLNTHQEQTEWLAGQCEVWRSKFLASSLMVEELARWKAALCQRTTDLQETIKRLLEERSKVRDTALRTYRTLSLLRENFDSVGTMSNQRHELPSTNVLDLSEGSCQLAEILKVQLLGGSDKIHRRREINIVGLEMKTVAEKHAEQLLMNPNLLLSGRQDAACSAVMGAAVAVGGQLFLPSQTSCPTIACCPHCSGETKQI; from the exons ATGGATTCTGAACGGCCGCAAATTCAGCCCTCAGAAAACGTCGCTACTTTTTCTACATCGAGAAAGAACAGCATCAAAGCAACGAGCTTTCAAG aAACACAAACGATGACTTGTCCTACGCGTACGCAAGGGGATGGAATGGAAAATATAGCAGATGAGAAAGTAGATAAAAAACAGACAAAAGTCCGTTTAGGAGACACATTAATTTACCACCCgacaaatttgaaacaatcaAACTCTACACCTCCGGTAACGCCCGTTGGCATGATAGTAAACCTTACGCCAAAGAGTGTTGCACAAGTAAAGAAAGAGAAGCATATATTGAGTTCTTTGAAGTCAAAGGAGCCCAAATTCGTTCCATATGAACCTTACAAGGCTGCTGTTAACCCAATTATTCCCTATCAGAAAAAAACCAGAAAGGCATCAAAGAATAATTTGGACATTAATGTCATGGTCTCTCAAATGGCCATGCTAACTGCGAACGAGGCTGAGAAGAGAAATCAGACTTATGGTAAAGCGAAAGAAGATGCTGCAGAAAGTGCTGGTATAGATGCGCTAAGTGCAGAAAGAAAAGCCTACGAAACTGAGATTCAGAAGCTCAAGGAAGAAAATTCTCAGCTGGAGAGTCAGTTGAAATTTCAGGCACAG GTGAATGGAGAGTTAAAAAATCTTTTGGTAGCAGCTGTAGGAGAAGATTTGGAAACGAAAGTTCACCTTTTGACAGAGGATAAGCTTCAATTGGCGCGTGCTCTGCTTAACTCTGCTCAAAATCTGAATACCCATCAAGAACAAACTGAGTGGCTGGCTGGTCAATGCGAGGTTTGGAGAAGCAAATTTTTAGCTAGCAG TTTGATGGTGGAAGAACTCGCTCGATGGAAGGCTGCACTTTGCCAAAGGACTACCGATCTGCAGGAGACAATAAAACGACTATTAGAAGAACGTAGCAAAGTAAGAGACACCGCTCTCAGAACATACAG AACACTGAGCTTACTTCGTGAAAACTTTGACTCTGTTGGAACAATGTCAAATCAAAGGCATGAGCTGCCTAGTACAAATGTTCTGGATTTGAGCGAAGGTTCATGTCAGCTTGCTGAAATTCTTAAGGTCCAGTTACTTGGTGGCTCAGACAAAATTCATCGTCGTAGAGAAATAAATATCGTCGGTTTAGAGATGAAAACTGTGGCGGAAAAACACGCCGAGCAG TTACTGATGAACCCAAATTTATTATTGTCTGGAAGACAAGATGCAGCATGCAGTGCCGTTATGGGTGCAGCTGTGGCGGTCGGAGGTCAACTTTTTCTACCTTCGCAAACCAGTTGCCCAACCATAGCTTGTTGTCCGCACTGCAGTGGTGAGACAAAGCAAATctga